The genomic stretch AagttagaaatgtcaaatactagaggacatagctttaaggcgaaaggaggaaagtttaaaggagatttatgaggcaaTTGCTTTACAGAAAGTGTGGTAGgggcctggaatgagctgccaggggaggtggtaacaatatttaagagacatttagacagacacatgaacagacatGGATTGGGGAGATAGGGACCTTGTGCAGGTAGGTGGCATTAGCTTGGACTGGAATCACGGTTGGAACAGAGAGCATTTTGTCTACTCTTTCATTGTACTGGGCTAGTCTACGAATCCTGAGCTCCTGTGTGTACCAGGGTCTGTGGGGCGCCGGCTTGGGAGTATCGGCCTGACACCCGTGTACCAACCTTGTGTCCGAGTCCTGTGTTCCTCTGTTTGATGAGCCTGAATCCTGCATTACCACTGTATTGACCCCTGTCCCTCAGTCATCTGTGTATCCCTGTGTGATTGTACTTTATGTTTCTGCATGGACCAGTTCCTAAGCCAGAATCCTGTGAGAAACAGAAGCAGAGGGAAACAACGTGGCCCCTCGTGACTGCTCCCCCTTCTGAGATCTTTTATCCATGCACTAACTTCATACCTTTTGTTTCTCTCCAGAGTCAAAGATCTGTTGAATTTTCCTTCAGTCTCCTCAGTGCCTGAGCCCCAGCACCCTCTGAGCTTGTTCACAACTCTCAGGGAGAAGAAGACCTTTCCAACCGCTTCCTGAGGACGTGACCATTGGCTTGGGACACCCGGCCCAAGTGAAACTTCCTCCCTGTTTACCAAGTTCTTTAAGAAGTGCTGACAAATATACCTTGAACCTATGGGTCCTGTACGTTTCAGTCTATAGTTGAGCCACCtgctcctgattggattgattccTGTCTCTGGATCCTGTCATCCTGGTAGCAGGAGCTGAGAACATCCTCTGTTCCTTCAACCTACCAGCCTCTGAGACTGCACCCTGTGTATCTGGGTGTACCGCCCTTGTACATAAATCCGGTCTTCCCAAGTGTGGAGGTACCTGGCACTGACCCTGGAGCCCCTGCATAAACTAGTTGACATCCGGACACGTGTGCTTTAATCCTGACCCCAGCTAACCGTTCCTGAGACTGCCTGGGGCAGAAAGCTGGAAAAATTGCATCGACTGTGAAGCAGCAGAGATTGTACCGATAAACAGGATCTATTTATAGGCCTGAGTTTTGCTGAGCAGGCTATCAGCCCGATCTGCTGGGGCTAAACAGAGCAGTTCTGTGTACATTAGCTACAAAGTCCAATACTACATAGCTGGATGGTTTGATCTCCTTCCCTCAGAAcccctcactcactcctctcccagGAACCCTCCAGCCTCTGCCTTCAGAACCTTTCACCCCCTATTCCCACAGAATTCCTCATCTtctcctcccacagaacccactCATCCTATCTTCCCtcagactccttcttctccagtccttcctCCAAACTCTcccactcagaactcactccttCCTCCCTCAGAACATACACTGATATCCCCATGCTTTCCTCCCTCAGAACCCCATACCCTCAGAGACCCCACCCTCTCTTCCCTCATTACTCCCTTTATCTTCTCCTCAGAAGCTCCTCACCCTCTCCTCTCTCAGAACACCCTCACCCCCTCCTCCCTCAGAAACCCCTCACATTCTCTTCCTTCAGAATCCAATCACCGTAACACCATAAGACAGGAGTGGGATTAGGCCACatgtctctctgtctgctccaccattccatcatagctggttcattatccctctcaaccccgctcttctgccttcttcccgtaacctttgacacctgaataatcaacctctgctttaaatattcccaatgacttggccttcacgaccgtccgtggcaatgaattccacagattcaccaccctctagctcaagaaattccttctcatctttcttCTAAAATGATATCCCTCGATTTTGAGGATCTCACAAGTCTACTTTCTCTGAATCACCTCACTCTTTCCTCCCTCTGAACCCCCTCATCATATCCTCTCTCAAAATCTCTCACACCCTCAGAATACTGCCCCTCAgaaacccctcactctctcttccctcaAAGACCCCTCATCCTATCCTCCCTCAAAACCTCTCACAACCTCAGAACACCACTCCTCAGAAACCCCTCGTCCTCTCTTCCCTCAAAATCCACTCACCTCTCCTCCCTTAGAAACCCCTCTCCTTCCCTCAGACCCCCTTCACTCTTTCCTCCCTCAGAAAACCCCACCAGCCCCAGActcctcatcccatcctccccttAAATACCCTCCTCTTGATTATGGCCCCCTCCCCGCTTCCTCCTCTTGGCCTCTTCTGCCCACCCATCACTTCCTCCCAATCCCTTCCTGACACACACTCCCATTTCACGCTCCCTCTGAATAATCATCTTGGACCTCCCTTCACCCTCCTGTGCTCAACACAAATGTCCGTCTGCCCTTCATCTTCCACTCCGAGCAACCCCCTCTGCAATCCGCAGTGCCCTTCTGCTCTCCTGCTCCCTCCACCCTCCACACTGACTGTGTCCTGTATACACTGGCTATTGTCTCTTCACTTCCCCACTCCCTTCCACTCCTCTGCTCACTTTTCCATTTATCATTGGTGGCAATTCGCCCATCGAGTTCGTGCCAGCCCGCTGAGCAATCCCAGGCCCCCCcaattttccctgtaacttattcCCATTAGCTCCCCACCACATCCAAACCCTcattaggggcaatttacagtggccagttaacctaccagctggCCCATGTTTTTTGGGACATGGAAGAAAACAGGCATCTGGAGAGAACCTATAGAcacaggaagaacgtgcaaactccacacagactgcatctcttgtcaggatcgaacccagggagCTGAATCTGTGAGGCAGCAGCCACAAAGCACCTCCTACCCACTCcaccctccctcctctccacTCACTCCTCCCTCATCGCTCTTTCAACTTCATTGTTACAAAATTAATTTAGGCTCAACTTATCTCCAGGGTTAACTTCCTTGTACAGCAATGTGGACCTGTTTGCGaggcacaatggaacattacataCAGAATGCTTAGGGCAAAGGAGATGGCTATCAGCTTTTCATTTCAAAGTCAAATAGGGCTTGGCAGCACCAATAGATTTAATTACAGATGTTTTAATCCCTGCTTGACCATCTACGTCCAGTTCAGCAAAGATTCAGGACGTGCACTGACACGGGCAGCTGCTGTTAAACAGTTCAGAACCAACAGTGTAGACACTATACCTGTGTTGGGGCAATACCCCTTCCCTTGGCAGAGCTGGGAAGGAGATGAGGACCCATGGGATGTCTACCCCAGTAGCAGGCCTCTACACCTGTCAGAAGCAAAGAAAACTTTATACATcaaacctccaagaggactacagtctcttcattgggtttggaggcttgcgtgcctcaatgacccagagacctatgttggctggggtcagggcttcatgctttggctcttggtggaaTCACCcatgtcaaagggtagaggccagactaagagtggtccaccggtccttcaggttcgggggttcagctcagggctaacaaccgtGACTGGTCAAACAGTTACAGAAactgcaatgaagaatccttctatatctgactgtgacggtattcctgagtctccacgactgacagtaatgaaaactgagaggaagctactgacacgatgaacaccaccagagatggaggcccttcattgctgtcctaaacgccagtggtgtaatgggcagtaggtAAGTTATAACGTAAAGTCTGAAACACATACCATCAGGCTTAAGGACGCTTCTAACCCATTGTAATAAGCCTATTGAACGGTCCCCTGGAATGGTAAGGTGGACTCCTGACTTCACGTTTGCGTCACCGTATTGTCTAACTGTGGTGCGCTTCCTCTGTAAtattaacactttattctgcactgtgttGCTGTTTTGCCTTGTGTTACCCCATTAAACAGGTTCAATGAATCGACCTGTAACCTGTTTAAGTATCAACATTTCCCTGGGGTCAACTTCCTTGTACTGTAGAGTGGACCTGTGGTGAAACACCTTTCCTAGGCATGGCAGACACAACACTTACTGTGGGATCGACACTCCttcagaggggaaggaggattgcCAGCCATTCCcttattccctccccctcccatctccCTCACCGTCAGGGCAGCTGGGGTGGTGAGTGACAACAGTTTCTACACAGATGGAAACTTGATGGGGACCTGGGGCAGCTCCGTAAAGAGTTATTAtttacctggaggaaacacactcaGTCACaggtgaacgtacaaactccttacaggcagcggtgggagtTGAACCCCGGACCGCTGGGTTGTGTACTGTAACCAccacactaccgtgctgcccgcTAAAGGTCAGCAGGGTGAGGGTCAATAGTATTTGCATTTCTTTAAACACTGTGGGCGGTGCCTGTGGTGACTGGGCCTAGGCAGACACAAATCCGGGAAAGAAGACAGGCCTTTCAGGAATTTGCATTCTAGGCAAATCAGCTTCTGCTTTTTTATTATTCACCCTCAGAGAGGGTTGCAAACGTGGTCACACCTCACACGCAGCAGCAACGTTCACTGGCCCGGTGAAACTGAAGAGGTGAAAAGCATTAGGTTTCTCAGTGGCTCAGTGGCGTATACTGTGGCCTCACTCACTCTAGAGCTGATGTACAGAACAGTTCAGAGGAATGTCGATTTTCATTTTAAACCCAAATAGGGCTTTGCAGCACCAGCAAACTTAACTCTAATTCTATCCCTGATTGACCATCCACGTCAAGTTCAGCAAAggctcagcctcagctcagcacTGTTGTACATTTCAGCACATATTCAGTAACACCAGACCAGCCACGGTGTCAAGCTCAGTACAGACACTGTAACACCAGACCAGCTCAGTACAGACACTGTAACACCACCCCAGTCACAGTGTCAAGCTCAGTACAGACACTGTAACACCACCCCAGTCACTGTGTCAAGCTCAGTACAGACACTGTAACACCAGACCAGCTCAGTACAGACACTGTAACACCACCCCAGTCACAGTGTCAAGCTCAGTACAGACACTGTAACACCAGACCAGCTTAGTACAGACACTGTAACACCACCCCAGTCACTGTGTCAAGCTCAGTACAGACACTGTAACACCAGACCAGCTCAGTACAGACACTGTAACACCACCCCAGTCACTGTGTCAAGCTCAGTACAGACACTGTAACACCAGACCAGCCACGGTGTCAAGCTCAGTACAGACACTGTAACACCAGACCAGCTCAGTACAGACACTGTAACACCACCCCAGTCACTGTGTCAAGCTCAGTACAGACACTGTAACACCAGACCAGCTCAGTACAGACACTGTAACACCACCCCAGTCACAGTGTCAAGCTCAGTACAGACACTGTAACACCAGACCAGCCACGGTGTCAAGCTCAGTACAGACACTGTAACACCAGACCAGCTCAGTACAGACACTGTAACACCACCCCAGTCACTGTGTCAAGCTCAGTACAGACACTGTAACACCACCCCAGTCACAGTGTCAAGCTCAGTACAGACACTGTAACACCAGACCAGCTCAGTACAGACACTGTAACACCACCCCAGTCACAGTGTCAAGCTCAGTACAGACACTGTAACACCACCCCAGTCACAGTGTCAAGCTCAGTACAGACACTGTAACACCAGACCAGCTCAGTACAGACACTAACACCAGACCAGTCACTGTGTCAAGCTCAGTACAGACACTGTAACACCAGACCAGCTCAGTACAGACACTAACACCAGACCAGTCACTGTGTCAAGCTCAGTACAGACACTGTAACACCAGACCAGTCACTGTGTCAAGCTCAGTACAGACACTGTAACACCAGACCAGCCACGGTGTCAAGCTCAGTACAGACACTGTAACACCAGACCAGCCACGGTGTCGATCTCAGTACAGACACTGTAACACCAGACCAGCCACAGTGTCAAGCTCAGTACAGACACTGTAACACCACCCCAGTCACAGTGTCAAGCTCAGTACAGACACTGTAACACCAGACCCGCTCAGTACAGACACTGTAACACCAGACCAGCCACGGTGTCGATCTCAGTACAGACACTGTAACACCAGACCAGCTCAGTACAGACACTAACACCAGACCAGTCACTGTGTCAAGCTCAGTACAGACACTGTAACACCAGACCAGCTCAGTACAGACACTGTAACACCACCCCAGTCACAGTGTCAAGCTCAGTACAGACACTGTAACACCACCCCAGTCACTGTGTCAAGCTCAGTACAGACACTGTAACACCAGACCAGCTCGGTACAGACACTGTAACACCAGACCAGCCACGGTGTCGATCTCAGTACAGACACTGTAACACCAGACCAGCTCAGTACAGACACTGTAACACCAAACCAGTCACTGTGTCAAGCTCAGTACAGACACTGTAACACCAGACCAGCCACGGTGTCGATCTCAGTACAGACACTGTAACACCAGACCAGCTCAGTACAGACAGTGTAACACTACCCCAGTCACTGTGTCAAGCTCAGTACAGACACTGTAACACCAGACCAGCTCAGTACAGACACTGTAACACCACCCCAGTCACTGTGTCAAGCTCAGTACGGACACTGTAACACCAGACCAGCCACGGTGGCAAGCTCAGTACAGACACTGTAACACCAGACCAGCTCAGTACAGACACTGTAACACCACCTCAGTCAcagtgtagagttctgcatagaCCGAATACAGGCACTGGTCTGAGACACAATATTCACATCCACTCACTTTGCTTTTGAAATGGTTACTTCATTTTAGTATCATCAAACATTTTCCTTGACAGAAATTTAACAGTGGGCAGAAACCTCACAAGCTGTCCTGCCCTTCCCACAGAGTTAATCAAAGTCCATTGCGTAGTCCGGTCAGAACTGCTGCAGAGAGCGAGTATCCAAACCCTCTGTCCCGTCGACCATTTCTCCCAGTAAATGTACACACACGGGTGACCAGAGACAACAGACTGAATGAACCCAGAGACTGACCCAGTGGCATGTGGTATTTCTCACTGATCCCTGACAGACTGCAGTTTATTGTTGAGCATTAGACTTGGCTGTCAATGCAACAAGTTTACTTTGGAGTCTACATACTTGCAGCCGTTAACAGAGTACTGGATCTCTCCAACAGAGTAATAATTCAGCTCACTGgacagcttgtccaggtgggcagtGTCTGGGTAGAATCCTTCCGTCATCATCTTTTCTAAAAAACACTCCAAAATATGGTCCCTCTCCAGCAAGGAGAAGGGGACAATATCGGCGTGATTCCACAATGGGTGGATGTGAACCAGCGTGGACTGGACACTGAACAGGAGCTCCTCCGATCTGGCCAGCTGTCTCGCCACTCCACTGGAAGCGTTGTGGAGAATGAACTTGGTTATCTCGCCCTGGCCGTAGTTGCTGATTAGGATGTACACCACATTGAGGAACTCGCTGGTCTGGTTGGACTGGAAGTAGCCGTGCAGGATGTCCAGGAGGGCCGGCTGCATGAACTCCACCTCGTCAAAGATGAGCACGGggatcttctcctcctcctcggCCCGGTTCACCATCTCGGAGATGCCGAGCGCCAGCTCCCGCTGGCAGCTGCTGATGTCGCCCTCGgacgggcagtgatgcagcacgAAATACTGGTAGACCAGGTCGTCGCTCAGCACTGCGCGGAAGTGCTTGGCCAGCAGTCTGCCCACCAGGCTCTTCCCCACTCCGACGGGGCCGTTGAGAGACAGGACCAGGGGCTTGTTGTGGATGTGAGTGGCCAGGTACTCCTTCAGCAGATCCATCATACTGTCAATGGCAACTGTCTGGCCAAAGACCTCCCGCTTCAGTGTTTTCTCCAGCCCCATGAGGTCGTACTTTAGCACGTTATCGTCTAGATTCTCGATGGCGTTGTATATTTGGAAGAAGACGATGATGCTCAGCAGTAAGAGGCAGTTCTTGGCCTTGCTTTTCTTTTCCTCGGGCAGGTACTTCCTGCCGCCGTTTGGGTAGAGCACTTTGCACTTCTTCTGCGAGCGGCGTCTCCGCGAGGACTTGACGGGGACCTTCTCGAAGGTGAAGTACTCGGCCGACTTGGCCCTGCTCTTGCCGGGTAGCCTGCTCTCGCCCGCCGGCCCCGGCCTCTCCCCGTCCCTGGCCTCCCGCTGCTCGACGCTGATCCGCTTCTTCTTCAGAACCAGGCACTTGTGGCGGATGCGGCAGGCGGCCCTCAGCGGGGAGGTGACCGCCAATATCCTCTGCTTGTGCTCCGGCTCCATCGGAGGTCTTCTCACTTCAGCTCCCCCCGGAATCGGTCACCCAGCTGCCTGAAACAAGCACAAGAAGAAGGGCTTAAACAACACtgcacatccatcccacaacccTTAAAGTATAACCAGACGGCACCGGGGCAGGTGACCAGCAGCATGGCTAAAATGGTACGGAGGAGAAGGGCTGAGAAGCTGAGGGAAGGAAGGCAGGGTCGAGCGCAGAGGTACAGGCACTAGTAATCCCACAGCTCTGGAGTCAGACTGCAGCTACAACTCCTGCAGGGTGAGGCAAGGAAAGGCCACTGGATCTGCCAGACCGGCACTCACCCTCCAAAACGCGGGCTCGGCCCCGAACGCCGTCCCAGCAAAGGGTCCCGGGCGCTTCTTTAAGCCCAGCCAGCCACCGCTGAGAAGCCGTACTCTGTCCACACAATATCAGGAAGTCCTGTTGCAGAGAGCTGCTTCTGCTCTTCAGAGGTCtggctcctccccttccccaaccAGCACGCACTCAGCTGCGACGGGCTGGCCTGCTGAAACTGCAGAGGCTGCAGTTCTCTCCCACCGGGGGGGCCAGAGGTAGGAGGGACCCAGTGCACAAGTCACTCCAGAATGAAAGGGAGCCAATTCATTACCTGACAGCTTCTTATTTAGTACTCTGCCATGTTACCTTAGAAAATAGGTTCTATTTCACAAAGGGCTTTTATATTTCACAACTTCTGGATAAAGTGCTTTTAAAATAAATGAAGAACTTTCGAAGTTCTAATAATAGTCATCTGATAAAACCATTGGGAGGCACTTCACCAGCATGAGATAATTTGCTGCGGACTTTTGCTTTAATTCACGGGCTCAGAAAAAGTTCAGCTTTTAAGTATCTATCTTCCCCAACTCTTTAAAAGTTATTGTTGAATCTCTTCCCAGTGTCAGTGCATTCTGGATCGCTATATTGTTCTGGGGTAACTCTCATCCGCCACACAAGCACGAAATCCTGCTGGAATTTGGAAATAATAACAACATATTTTGGAAATACTTGGGTGGATTAgccagtctttgtggaaaggggAACTATGAATGCTTTCCAGCTCCAAGATGCACAGAGTCCCGACTTAGAAATACTTCTCTACTCCTCCAGCATTGCCGTTTGTCCAGCCCAGAACTCCCGGCCCACTGACACCACAGCAGCACTAATGGACTTCAGCAGGTTCAAGGAGGTAGCTCAGTGAACACAGTTAGGGATGGGAAATGAATGCTGGACATGCCAGTGAGAGCAGAACCTGTTAATGAATTAACAGATCGATAACCTTTCACCAGAACGAACTGGATCTACTGAatacctctctctctgttttgGAGCTTCAGTCAGTTACGTTAAGCCGGCGCCCTTCATTACCAACATATCTGTCTGTCTCAGTGTCCTCCCTCCAATATCAGAGCCCCGGAATCTTGAGCTCTTCTTAAAAAATCCCTCCCTCAGCTCTTGCATTACAGTTCCACCCTCTCTCATTGCTCCACACAACCAAGCCGCACAGAGATGGGCCGAACGTTCCACTGGGTTAAGCAACCAATCATCTTACACCGATCCTTTTTCATTCCCCGTCAACCccacccagattctaccactgccCTGCACACCAGGGCCAACTTAAAGTGGCCAATTTACCGACCAACTGCATGCCTTTTGAGatctgggagaaaaccagagcacctggggttCCACACACACAGTCATAGGGGGAGCTCGCAGACTCCACTCTGACAGCACTGAACCGGGGTCCCAGGACCTGTGAGGCAAACAGCTCTGCTAACTGAATCACTGTATCCCCATTACTGACACCTTGTTGCATGGTTCTGGTTCCGATATAACATAGAATAATGAAAGCAGTAAAGATAACAAGTAAATGCTTTATTTGATAACACTTAAGGAGAAAGGTTGTCACGGCCAGCAGAACGGATAAGGTGAGCTGTTACGGGAAAGTGAAGAGTGAGAGGTGAGGGGATTTTGAAAAGGCTTGGCAGAGTTTCCATTTGTGAGGGAATCGAAAAGTAAAGGTTAAAGTTTTGAATTTGAAAGAAACTTTATGCAGAGCATGGTTAGAATATGGAAGAAGTTGTCACAAAGAGTGTTTTATGTTTGGGGAACTAAAATAGAATCAGGAAGGGAAGAATACAAGTACCAACGTGAATTAAAGTGGTTGATTAATCACAGTGCGAAAGTGAAGGGGGCCAGTTTGAGGGATTTGACACTGCTGTGGAGCAGAGTTGCACAGTGGTCATCTAACTCGAGGTTCTCCCTCTGTGGCCACTGACCTTGTTACTGAGGAAGGTCACCAGACATAATGGTGTTCAACTCATTCACCTCTCTCTGCTCATGCCAGGGGTCGCAGCTTGAACGTTACCTGTCTGGGGCCGTGCCAACCCACTACTGATTCAGTGGGAGCACCGCCTTGCTCCAGCTCCAGGTCCTGTTCTGTCTCGTCTGCGTGGACAATAGCTCCACCTTCATTGGTGTTATGGCCCATGCTAGATGCAGTGGTAAGACATGGTGACATTTCGCAGGCAGCAAACAAAGCCACTAACTATTTTACTGAATATGTATTTTACTGCACTCTGCAGCCTGCAATTTCCCTTTGGGGGTCGTGCTTTTGAGCCGACTGTACGACCTGCCATTTTGGCGGTATCCTGAAGGATTCGTTGGACTGGGCACTCAAGAATGCAAGCACGGCGGCGACGGGCAGTGCTGGAGGGGACTTGGGGCTGGTGGAAACATCAGGCTGGATTGAAGTGGTGGGCCTGGGCCCAGAAGCGCAAAACAAACCCATGTTGAACTGATTTTAGCGCCAAGTCAGATTAAGAAGATAACGGCATGGAGGCCAGGGGCGAGGGGCACTCTGGTGTTCAGCTGAGTACTCAGTGAGGCCTTgcttgcctcagcactgaactggctctgaggctgtggcctcatTTTCGGGGTTCTGGGGCTCACATTCTGTGCGTTCCTTGTTCAGTTTTTTTATTGCTTGCACGATTTATCCTTTTTTCACGCTTGATCGTGTGGGTTTTTTCATGGAGTCTGTAGcgttccttgttttgtggctgcctgtaagaagacggATCTGAAGGCTGTGTATGggatacatacttggataatcaATGCACCTTGAACCTGAACACTCACACACGCAGGTGCATTGTCCGTAAGCCCCAGCTGGAGTGGGGAGATTCGGAGCCCCCATGGTCTGGCGCTGTCTGTACAATGGATGTGACCAAAGCCAGGCCAATACCAAGTGAACTGAGTCTTTACTCCAGTAACATTGGGTAACATCAGCTCAGGcaaccccacccccctcccctgcCCTCCCCTTCCAAACAGGGAACTGCAGCTCACACACGTATGCCCTTCACTCTCAGGAGTCGGCTTCTCTCCCCATAAAGTCCCTTAGCTTTCCCTCACTGCTCCCCTCCGGCTGCTGGAACTAACCCCCAGGGCTTCCTCTCTAATCATCCGTTCTCTGCTGGGGCAGAGAGACAGCTCAGCCCTTCTGCCTTTTCATTAATAGATCACAGCTTCCTAACTACACAGTAagaatctctttctctctcctcactTGGAACTTTTGTTAAGGTCTCCCTTATGTGCTTTAACCCTGAAGAAGCCCTGCTGCCTACAGCGTCACCCCCAACACGGTGAAACAATATAAGCAAGAGGCCCTGCTTGACTGCTTTCCAGCTGTGGAACATCAGCTGCCGGCACACCCAGAGACTAATTTGCTTCCAATCGGGAGATACCGAGTGTGGCACAATGAAAGGAATCTTTCTCGTGTACTGGCTGTGACTCTACGGGCCAGAGCAGATGCCTGCTTACGTGCCTGACTGACAGCGCTCCCCGTAaatacacacacccctctccatcCCTTACACCTACCTTACAGGCAGAGTCAAGCACCTGTACTTTGACAAGTTGGTTTGCGGCTCACACCCCACCCCCCCGTGCACCAGTCCGACGTAGCTCCCGCAGCCTCCGTTAACACGACAGCCTGAGCTTAACACAGTCACTGCGTGTAGAAAAAAGATGCAGAGTCACAGAAGCTTAGAAGTAAAACCACTTCCTCTCCCCAGTGTCCTTTCTCACTGCACGATGACTGCTCAGCACCAAACATATGTGTTGACTGAGTGACTGCTACCATATCACAGTCACTCCCTCGGGCGCTGTATTGGGTTAATCACTAACAGCTAGCCGCCCACAATTCAATAACTTGCAGGGTCCAGTTTAGTTAGGAGTAAGCATACATTGATGGGCAGCGCCCAGCTACGCACCGGCGGGTGTTCACTGAGACTCCAACTTATACACAGAAGCGCACCTGAaggaggccgttcagcccattcaGTCTCTGCCAGCCCTCGGGGCACTCGCGTCAGTCCCACTCCTCGCTTGTTTCCCCACTtcacctccctccctgccctCGCTTAAATCAGTTCGCCCGCAGGAAGCGCACGTCTTTGGGAcggcgggaggaaaccagatcatctggaggaaacccacatggccacaggGAGGACGTGCAAACCCCACACCGACAGCCCTGGGGTCGGGACCCACTCTGCGTTGCAGAGCGGAGAAAGAGGccgtttggccaggtggatcaTCCTGTCCCCCTATGGATTGCGCTCCACGTAAGCCAGCTTTTCAGTCTGTTTCTCTTCACGCTACCATTCCACACCCTCTACTACTGCATACTCATTTCACTCCCCATGATGATTGTCCCATGAGATTAAAGTTCTAATCACTGACTGGATAAGAAACTTCCCCTATTTTATTTCTGGTTGACCTTGTGTTTAGTTTAGAGACCTCAGTTTAGTCCGTAGGTATTTATAGATATTGAAGAGATCTCTGTTTTATCAAACAGCCCCTCTTGCCTTGTCTGGTCTGTTGATCTGTTTGATATCATTGGCCGTTCATGTCAATTACACACCCCATTTGCTCGAGCCTATTTAGGTTCTTACCATTCCAAGAAATAGGCGGTGTTGTCACTGCCTATAAAGTAGACAAATTCATGCTATTTTGGCAGCTACCCACCCATTCTGAGAGGTTATCATTACAGTCTTTCACGTAGCAATGCCACAATGCCGGTTACCGCGTTTTATAAATCATGAAAATATGTTTCCAGCTTCCAAGTCCCCTAAAATATGATTAATGAACAATAGTAATGCCAAAAGTAAATAAAACCCTGCAGTTGTTGGAAATGGTAATAGAAACTAGTCAAAATATTCGGAGGGTGGGGTCAGGGTTGCTGTGGGGATAAACTGACTGTGTCCTTAGATCCTGCACAATTCAGTGATCGTGGGTATTTGCAGATATTTTTAACTTCTTACTATTTAATTCTGATGTTCCACCTGCTTTAAATAGACCACAATCATCCCAGGACCCAAGA from Hemitrygon akajei chromosome 7, sHemAka1.3, whole genome shotgun sequence encodes the following:
- the tor4aa gene encoding torsin-4A → MEPEHKQRILAVTSPLRAACRIRHKCLVLKKKRISVEQREARDGERPGPAGESRLPGKSRAKSAEYFTFEKVPVKSSRRRRSQKKCKVLYPNGGRKYLPEEKKSKAKNCLLLLSIIVFFQIYNAIENLDDNVLKYDLMGLEKTLKREVFGQTVAIDSMMDLLKEYLATHIHNKPLVLSLNGPVGVGKSLVGRLLAKHFRAVLSDDLVYQYFVLHHCPSEGDISSCQRELALGISEMVNRAEEEEKIPVLIFDEVEFMQPALLDILHGYFQSNQTSEFLNVVYILISNYGQGEITKFILHNASSGVARQLARSEELLFSVQSTLVHIHPLWNHADIVPFSLLERDHILECFLEKMMTEGFYPDTAHLDKLSSELNYYSVGEIQYSVNGCKYVDSKVNLLH